In one Winogradskyella sp. MH6 genomic region, the following are encoded:
- a CDS encoding branched-chain amino acid aminotransferase, with translation MVETNPNEIVVVKSENSKINNVDFDNLIFGRVFTDHMFVCDFEDGKWQTPKIMPYQPMTIEPSARVFHYGQAVFEGMKAYKDDDGKIFLFRPEQNFNRINKSAARLAIPEFPENYFFKGLETLLKMESDWIKPGLGNSLYIRPFVIATEPAISASPAASYRFMIICSPAKAYYNKPVRVLFAEKFSRSADGGVGFAKAAGNYAAQFYPTGLAQKKGFDQIIWTDASTHKYLEEAGTMNIFFRIGDKLITAPTSDRILDGVTRKSVIQLAEDLGIECEVRPVSVKEIKDAAANGSLKEIFGAGTAAVISAVSAFEHADDVFEIPQLENSYASLFKKTLTHIQHNLSEDKHGWRHEVK, from the coding sequence ATGGTAGAAACTAACCCTAACGAAATCGTTGTAGTAAAGTCGGAAAATTCAAAAATAAATAATGTTGATTTCGACAATTTAATATTTGGTCGTGTTTTTACAGACCATATGTTTGTATGCGATTTTGAAGATGGCAAGTGGCAAACTCCAAAGATTATGCCTTACCAGCCAATGACTATAGAGCCTTCTGCTCGTGTTTTTCATTACGGACAAGCTGTTTTTGAAGGCATGAAGGCATACAAGGATGATGATGGTAAGATATTTTTGTTTAGACCAGAACAAAATTTTAATAGAATAAATAAGTCTGCTGCCAGACTTGCTATACCTGAATTTCCTGAAAACTATTTTTTTAAAGGTTTAGAGACCTTATTAAAAATGGAAAGTGACTGGATTAAACCTGGTCTTGGTAATTCATTGTACATACGTCCTTTTGTAATTGCTACAGAACCTGCAATATCGGCATCACCAGCAGCAAGCTATCGCTTTATGATTATATGTTCGCCTGCAAAGGCATACTATAATAAACCTGTACGTGTATTATTTGCTGAAAAATTTAGTCGCTCTGCAGATGGTGGAGTTGGGTTTGCTAAAGCAGCTGGAAATTATGCGGCTCAATTTTACCCAACTGGTTTAGCTCAGAAAAAAGGGTTTGACCAGATTATCTGGACAGATGCTTCTACCCACAAGTATTTGGAAGAAGCTGGTACCATGAATATCTTTTTTAGAATAGGAGATAAACTTATTACTGCACCCACAAGCGATAGAATCTTAGATGGAGTTACACGAAAAAGTGTTATTCAACTTGCTGAAGATTTAGGCATTGAATGTGAAGTAAGACCTGTAAGCGTTAAAGAAATAAAAGACGCAGCTGCAAACGGAAGTTTAAAGGAAATTTTTGGAGCTGGGACTGCGGCAGTTATTAGTGCAGTTTCTGCATTTGAACATGCGGATGACGTTTTTGAAATTCCTCAATTAG
- a CDS encoding DUF4920 domain-containing protein has translation MKKIVLILAMSLAIVSCKNEKEVKEDNTQEVKDEIAYASFGMEINDADALSSVNMMEQYKGLKAGDTINAKMTGKINEVCSKKGCWMTLDMGNDKEVMVRFKDYGFFMPLNAEGEVVVNGKAFVEETSVDELRHYAEDAGKSEEEIAAITEPKFEYKFLADGVLLKQ, from the coding sequence ATGAAAAAAATAGTTTTAATTTTAGCAATGAGCTTAGCTATAGTGTCTTGCAAAAATGAAAAAGAAGTAAAAGAAGACAATACACAAGAGGTTAAAGATGAGATTGCATATGCATCTTTCGGTATGGAAATTAACGATGCTGATGCATTATCTTCTGTTAATATGATGGAACAATACAAAGGATTAAAAGCAGGTGATACCATCAATGCTAAAATGACAGGAAAGATTAATGAAGTATGTTCTAAAAAAGGATGTTGGATGACCTTAGATATGGGCAACGATAAGGAAGTTATGGTACGTTTTAAAGATTATGGTTTTTTTATGCCTCTTAATGCTGAGGGTGAAGTAGTTGTTAATGGTAAAGCTTTTGTGGAAGAAACTTCTGTAGACGAATTAAGACACTACGCAGAAGATGCTGGTAAATCGGAAGAAGAAATCGCAGCGATTACAGAGCCAAAATTCGAATACAAGTTCTTAGCAGATGGCGTACTCCTTAAACAATAA
- the mnmD gene encoding tRNA (5-methylaminomethyl-2-thiouridine)(34)-methyltransferase MnmD, whose protein sequence is MKRKIITTSDGSKTIQIEDWNEQYHSIHGAIQEANHVFIKHGLLFYYQSCHPELVSGSNSISILEIGFGTGLNAFLAYLKAEELQQPINYVGVEAYPVKSEEIKQLNYVELISENNNAEFNKIHSIPWEEAQKISPSFTLEKQEKFFKDITDENKFDIIYFDAFGARVQPELWTEDIFSIMYKALKDNGVLVTYSAKGSVRRAMQAVGFTVERLPGPPGKREMLRATKHSANAES, encoded by the coding sequence TTGAAGCGAAAAATAATCACCACATCAGATGGTTCTAAAACCATTCAGATAGAAGATTGGAATGAGCAATACCATTCCATTCATGGTGCCATACAAGAAGCAAACCATGTCTTTATAAAACATGGTTTGCTTTTTTATTATCAATCTTGTCATCCTGAACTCGTTTCAGGATCTAATTCAATAAGCATCCTCGAAATAGGTTTCGGTACTGGACTCAATGCTTTTCTCGCTTATTTAAAGGCAGAAGAACTTCAACAACCCATAAATTATGTTGGAGTAGAAGCTTATCCTGTAAAGTCTGAAGAAATCAAACAACTAAATTACGTTGAATTAATTTCTGAAAATAATAATGCTGAGTTTAATAAAATACATAGCATTCCTTGGGAAGAAGCACAAAAGATTAGTCCAAGCTTTACCCTAGAAAAACAAGAAAAATTCTTCAAAGACATCACTGACGAGAATAAGTTTGATATCATTTATTTTGATGCCTTTGGAGCACGTGTACAACCAGAACTTTGGACAGAAGACATCTTTTCTATTATGTATAAAGCCTTAAAAGATAATGGTGTTTTGGTGACTTATTCTGCAAAAGGCAGTGTGAGACGAGCTATGCAAGCAGTTGGTTTTACGGTTGAACGTCTTCCTGGTCCTCCTGGCAAACGTGAAATGCTTCGTGCAACGAAGCATTCAGCGAACGCAGAGAGCTAA
- a CDS encoding TIGR01777 family oxidoreductase, with product MTVLITGATGLIGQEIVKLCHAQEITVHYLTTSKSKLSTEANYKGFYWNPNTNEIDHNCFKGVSAIINLVGASISKRWTDKYKKEILNSRTKTAQLLQDTIIKHGYEIEHVVSASAIGVYPTSLTNYYEEDSTQVSGTFLGKVVEQWETAVDGFKTLGSKVAKVRIGLVLAKDGGALPQIVKPIRYGAGAAFGDGKQWQSWIHVQDLAGIFIFLLQHQLEGIYNGVAPNAVTNKELTKVAANVLKRPLILPNIPKFVMRLALGEMHILLFESQRVSSQKIENKGFNFTYANLRPALEDLLG from the coding sequence ATGACGGTTTTAATAACAGGAGCAACAGGATTGATTGGGCAAGAAATTGTAAAACTATGTCATGCACAAGAGATAACGGTCCATTATTTAACCACTTCAAAATCTAAACTGAGTACAGAAGCCAATTACAAAGGCTTTTATTGGAATCCTAATACCAACGAGATAGACCACAACTGTTTTAAAGGTGTATCTGCTATAATCAATTTGGTGGGAGCTAGTATTTCTAAACGTTGGACAGATAAGTACAAAAAGGAAATTCTGAATAGCCGAACCAAAACAGCACAGTTATTACAGGATACAATAATAAAGCATGGTTATGAGATAGAACATGTGGTGTCTGCTAGTGCTATTGGTGTCTATCCTACAAGTTTAACCAATTACTACGAGGAAGATTCCACGCAGGTTTCAGGTACATTTTTAGGTAAGGTTGTAGAGCAGTGGGAGACAGCCGTAGATGGCTTTAAAACTTTAGGCTCAAAGGTAGCAAAAGTGCGTATTGGTTTGGTTTTGGCTAAGGATGGAGGTGCCTTACCACAAATTGTAAAACCTATAAGGTATGGTGCTGGTGCTGCTTTTGGTGATGGAAAACAGTGGCAAAGTTGGATACATGTACAAGACCTTGCAGGCATTTTTATATTCTTATTGCAGCACCAATTAGAAGGGATTTACAATGGAGTAGCACCCAATGCAGTAACCAATAAAGAGCTTACAAAAGTTGCAGCTAACGTTTTAAAACGGCCTTTAATTTTACCAAACATCCCAAAGTTTGTAATGCGATTAGCCCTTGGTGAAATGCACATTCTTTTATTTGAGAGCCAACGCGTCAGCTCACAAAAAATAGAAAACAAAGGCTTTAATTTTACCTATGCTAACTTAAGACCAGCTCTGGAGGATTTGTTAGGGTGA
- a CDS encoding YceI family protein encodes MKTTFLKITALVAFVAFSSCKDKAEEAETKAAEEAAIAEATAVTYKADLDNSSIMWKGFKPTGSHTGTISVKEGTIAVNDGTIESGNFTIDMNTIVVTDIPVEDEGNAKLQGHLSGGDFFDVAGFPTATFEITGIDTKEGKTVLSGNLTMKDETNNISFPVKTSIDGDTMTLRSETFTIDRSKWNIKYGSKSFFDDLGDKFINDDIELTVNLVANKA; translated from the coding sequence ATGAAAACAACATTTTTAAAAATTACCGCTTTAGTAGCATTTGTAGCATTTTCTAGCTGTAAGGACAAAGCTGAGGAAGCAGAAACAAAAGCCGCTGAAGAAGCAGCTATTGCAGAAGCTACTGCTGTAACTTACAAAGCTGACTTAGACAATTCTTCTATTATGTGGAAAGGTTTTAAACCAACAGGATCGCATACAGGTACCATAAGTGTTAAAGAAGGTACTATTGCTGTAAACGATGGTACTATAGAAAGTGGAAACTTTACTATTGATATGAATACAATAGTTGTAACCGATATTCCTGTAGAAGATGAAGGTAATGCTAAATTACAAGGCCACTTATCTGGTGGTGATTTCTTTGATGTTGCAGGATTCCCAACAGCTACATTTGAAATTACTGGTATAGATACTAAAGAAGGTAAAACCGTACTTTCCGGTAACTTAACTATGAAAGACGAAACAAACAACATTAGTTTCCCTGTAAAAACGTCTATTGATGGTGACACCATGACTTTAAGAAGTGAAACATTTACTATTGACCGTTCTAAGTGGAACATAAAATATGGTTCTAAATCGTTTTTTGATGATTTAGGAGATAAGTTTATCAATGATGATATTGAGTTAACTGTAAACCTTGTAGCTAATAAGGCATAA
- a CDS encoding nucleotide exchange factor GrpE, translated as MSKKDKNKVEEPQVEDAATATAEQNQKEEKTAEEQLQDQLAAEKDKFMRLFAEFENYKKRTNKERIELFKTAGESVMLAMLPVLDDFERALTHIEEDKEAEELRKGVLLIYNKLLNTLEQKGLSKIEVNKGDTFNADDHEAVTQIPAPSDDLKGKIIDVVERGYKLGDKVIRFPKVVIGQA; from the coding sequence ATGAGTAAAAAAGATAAAAATAAGGTTGAAGAACCACAAGTAGAGGATGCTGCAACAGCAACAGCAGAACAAAATCAGAAAGAAGAAAAAACAGCAGAAGAGCAATTACAAGATCAACTAGCAGCTGAGAAAGATAAATTTATGCGTTTGTTTGCTGAGTTCGAAAATTATAAAAAGAGAACCAACAAAGAACGTATAGAGCTATTTAAAACTGCTGGTGAAAGTGTAATGTTGGCAATGCTTCCTGTTTTAGATGATTTTGAACGTGCCTTAACACATATTGAAGAAGATAAAGAAGCTGAGGAGTTACGTAAAGGTGTGTTATTAATTTACAATAAATTATTAAACACCTTAGAGCAAAAAGGATTGTCTAAAATTGAAGTAAACAAAGGCGATACCTTTAATGCAGATGATCACGAAGCAGTTACGCAGATACCTGCACCTAGTGATGATTTAAAAGGAAAAATCATCGATGTTGTAGAACGTGGTTACAAACTAGGAGATAAAGTTATCCGTTTCCCAAAAGTGGTTATTGGACAGGCATAA
- the dnaJ gene encoding molecular chaperone DnaJ: MKEDYYDILGVSKGASDSEIKKAYRKMALKYHPDKNPDDKDAEEKFKKAAEAYEVLSSPDKKARYDQFGHQAFEGGGGFGGGGMNMDDIFSQFGDIFGGAFGGGGFSGFGGGGRQRVVKGSNLRIRVKLTLEEVANGVEKKIKVKRKVQASGTTYKTCTTCNGAGQVTRVTNTILGRMQTAATCQTCGGAGQIIDKKPSDADAQGLKVSEETVSVKIPAGVVDGMQLKVTGKGNDAPGNGIAGDLLVVISEEEHPTLKREGDNLHYDMYVSLPDAVLGTSKEIDTVTGKVRIKIDAGVQSGKILRLRGKGIPSINGYGKGDLLVHVNVWTPKTLNKKQKEFFENMRDDEHFEPKPESSDKSFFEKVKDMFS, translated from the coding sequence ATGAAAGAAGATTATTACGATATACTAGGAGTAAGTAAAGGTGCTTCAGACTCAGAAATAAAGAAAGCCTATCGTAAAATGGCTTTAAAGTATCACCCAGATAAAAATCCTGATGATAAAGACGCTGAGGAGAAATTTAAGAAAGCAGCAGAAGCTTACGAGGTTTTAAGTAGTCCGGATAAAAAAGCACGATACGACCAATTTGGTCACCAAGCCTTTGAAGGTGGAGGTGGCTTTGGTGGAGGTGGCATGAATATGGATGACATCTTTAGCCAATTTGGTGATATTTTTGGAGGAGCTTTTGGTGGAGGCGGATTTAGCGGCTTTGGCGGTGGAGGCAGACAACGTGTCGTAAAAGGTAGTAACCTTAGAATACGTGTTAAGCTAACCTTAGAAGAAGTGGCTAATGGTGTAGAAAAGAAGATAAAAGTAAAACGAAAAGTTCAGGCGTCAGGTACAACATACAAAACATGTACAACGTGTAATGGAGCAGGTCAGGTAACAAGAGTTACCAATACTATTTTGGGTAGAATGCAAACTGCTGCGACTTGTCAAACTTGTGGTGGTGCTGGACAGATTATAGATAAGAAACCTTCTGATGCAGATGCTCAAGGTCTAAAAGTTTCAGAAGAAACAGTTTCTGTAAAAATACCAGCAGGTGTTGTAGATGGTATGCAGCTTAAAGTTACCGGAAAAGGTAACGATGCTCCAGGAAATGGAATTGCAGGTGATCTTTTGGTTGTGATTTCTGAAGAAGAACATCCAACATTAAAGCGTGAAGGTGATAATCTGCATTACGACATGTATGTGAGTTTACCAGATGCTGTTTTGGGGACTTCTAAAGAGATAGATACAGTTACAGGTAAAGTGAGAATTAAGATTGATGCAGGTGTACAATCTGGAAAAATCTTAAGACTTAGAGGAAAAGGAATACCAAGTATTAATGGATACGGTAAAGGTGATTTATTGGTACATGTAAACGTTTGGACTCCAAAGACTTTGAATAAAAAGCAGAAGGAATTTTTTGAAAACATGAGAGATGACGAACATTTTGAGCCTAAACCAGAAAGCTCTGATAAATCTTTTTTTGAAAAGGTTAAAGATATGTTTTCGTAA
- a CDS encoding ABC transporter ATP-binding protein, producing MNDLLVADSVSKSFGNFKALNEVSIAVPKGSIFGLLGPNGAGKTTLIRIINQITMPDQGTVQLDGHPLKPEHIKDIGYLPEERGLYKSMKVGEQALYLAQLKGMSKAEAKSRLKYWFDKLEIGDWWNKKIQELSKGQAQKIQFVVTVLHKPKLLIFDEPFSGFDPINANLIKDEILQLRDEGATVIFSTHRMESVEELCDHIALIHKSNKILDGKLNDIKRQYKTNTFEVGLQSSNSDAVIAEIKNKFEVLPASFKNLNDDIKLNVKINESTSSNDLLSFLASRAEVHHFVEVIPTANDIFIQTVKNN from the coding sequence ATGAACGATCTGCTAGTTGCTGATTCCGTATCTAAAAGCTTCGGAAATTTCAAGGCACTAAATGAAGTCTCAATCGCTGTTCCTAAAGGCAGTATTTTTGGTTTACTCGGACCTAATGGTGCCGGAAAAACCACTTTAATCCGTATTATCAATCAAATAACCATGCCAGATCAAGGCACGGTTCAGTTAGATGGTCATCCTTTAAAGCCAGAGCATATAAAGGATATTGGTTATTTGCCAGAAGAGCGAGGTTTGTATAAATCTATGAAGGTTGGTGAGCAAGCCTTATACTTAGCACAGCTTAAAGGTATGTCTAAGGCAGAAGCCAAAAGCCGATTAAAATATTGGTTCGATAAGCTAGAGATTGGAGATTGGTGGAACAAGAAAATACAAGAATTAAGTAAAGGACAAGCTCAAAAAATACAGTTTGTAGTTACAGTATTGCATAAACCTAAACTTTTAATTTTTGACGAACCGTTTTCAGGATTTGATCCTATTAATGCTAATTTAATAAAAGACGAAATCTTACAATTAAGAGACGAGGGAGCGACTGTTATTTTTTCAACGCACCGTATGGAATCGGTTGAAGAACTTTGCGATCATATTGCATTGATTCATAAATCGAATAAAATTCTAGACGGTAAGCTCAATGACATAAAGCGTCAATACAAAACCAACACATTCGAAGTTGGTTTGCAATCTAGCAATAGTGATGCTGTTATAGCTGAAATAAAAAATAAGTTTGAAGTTTTGCCTGCAAGCTTTAAGAATTTGAATGATGATATAAAGCTTAATGTAAAAATTAACGAGTCAACTTCATCTAACGATTTATTGTCGTTTTTAGCCTCTAGAGCAGAAGTACATCACTTTGTAGAAGTGATACCAACAGCGAATGATATTTTTATTCAAACTGTAAAAAACAACTAA
- a CDS encoding ABC transporter permease — translation MNHLPLIIKREYLTKVKNKSFIIMTFLSPLIMIALIAVVAYLSQLNNDKKRTITVLDESGFLKDVFQNTENTTYNNLEDFSLEDAMKLVKETNNYGLLHVTKVDSLSEVSKHIKFYSEETPSLTVISNIEGKIEKHLRDMKLQKDGVSPAQIEAAKTNVDIEQESFDGQKSSKLDNIIKLAFGGVAGYLLFMFIIIYGNMIMRSVIEEKTSRIIEVIISSVKPIQLMMGKIIGTSLAGVTQFAIWVILGGVLMIVVSTIFGIDLAQASAPQQELMNQAMQADGAQAIAENLINGISNLPILNLVIAFIFFFIGGYLLYSSLYAAIGAAVDNETDTQQFMLPILMPLILAVYVGVFTVIEDPHGTVSTVFSFIPLTSPVVMLMRIPFGVPLWQQGLSLLLLIGTFMFAVWFAAKIYRVGILMYGKKPTYKELFKWLKY, via the coding sequence ATGAATCATTTACCACTCATTATAAAACGCGAATACCTCACTAAGGTAAAAAACAAGTCTTTTATTATAATGACGTTTTTGAGTCCGCTAATTATGATTGCGCTTATTGCTGTTGTGGCTTATTTGTCACAGTTAAACAACGATAAAAAACGAACTATTACCGTATTGGATGAATCAGGTTTTTTAAAAGATGTATTTCAGAATACAGAAAATACAACCTATAATAATCTGGAAGATTTTAGCTTAGAGGATGCCATGAAATTGGTAAAGGAAACTAATAATTATGGCTTGCTGCATGTAACAAAAGTAGATTCTTTAAGTGAGGTTTCTAAGCATATTAAGTTTTACTCTGAAGAAACCCCTTCATTAACCGTAATTTCTAATATTGAAGGTAAGATAGAAAAACATTTACGCGATATGAAGCTTCAAAAAGATGGTGTAAGCCCGGCACAAATTGAAGCTGCAAAAACAAATGTTGATATTGAACAAGAAAGCTTTGATGGGCAGAAGAGTTCTAAATTAGATAATATAATAAAGCTTGCCTTTGGTGGTGTTGCAGGCTACTTGTTATTTATGTTTATTATCATTTACGGTAATATGATAATGCGTAGCGTTATTGAAGAAAAAACCAGTAGAATTATTGAGGTAATTATTTCTTCGGTAAAACCAATTCAATTAATGATGGGTAAAATAATAGGCACATCATTGGCTGGTGTAACTCAGTTTGCAATTTGGGTAATTTTGGGAGGTGTGCTAATGATTGTGGTTTCAACAATTTTCGGAATAGATTTAGCACAAGCATCTGCTCCGCAACAAGAATTAATGAATCAAGCTATGCAAGCTGATGGTGCGCAAGCCATAGCCGAGAATCTCATAAACGGAATTAGCAACTTGCCAATTTTAAATCTAGTAATTGCCTTTATATTCTTTTTTATAGGAGGCTATTTATTGTATAGCTCGCTTTATGCTGCCATTGGTGCTGCTGTAGATAATGAAACTGATACTCAGCAGTTTATGTTGCCAATCTTAATGCCTTTGATTTTAGCGGTCTATGTTGGTGTGTTTACGGTTATTGAAGATCCTCATGGTACAGTCTCAACGGTATTTTCATTCATACCTTTAACATCTCCTGTAGTCATGTTAATGCGTATTCCTTTTGGAGTACCACTTTGGCAACAAGGTTTGTCTTTGTTACTTCTTATTGGTACATTTATGTTTGCAGTTTGGTTTGCTGCCAAAATTTATCGTGTTGGAATTTTAATGTATGGTAAAAAGCCAACATACAAAGAACTATTTAAATGGTTGAAGTATTAG
- a CDS encoding mechanosensitive ion channel family protein, with translation MQGLSEIEEKITESSVWENTKNFLSLHIDFTKDISISIFDMLIVITAIVITTVVLKILLRIITRNLPEEDKGKFNVVYSYFRWLIYIIILLVTLHSVGVNVTAVFAASAALLIGVGLALQTLFQDIISGVFILIDQSVHVGDIIEIEGKVGRVEEIKLRTTRAVTIDNKVLVIPNHLYLTNSLYNWTQNGTLTRESVDVGVAYGSDVQLVKKLLLQAASSHPDVIEIPEPLVLFTDFGDSALNFRVIFTLNDSFKASFPKSDIRFEIDKLFRENNITIPFPQRDIHIIEKK, from the coding sequence ATGCAAGGACTAAGTGAAATAGAAGAAAAAATAACCGAAAGCTCTGTATGGGAAAATACCAAGAACTTTCTTAGTCTGCATATAGACTTTACTAAAGACATTAGCATTTCAATTTTTGATATGCTAATTGTTATTACGGCCATTGTAATAACAACTGTTGTTTTAAAAATACTTCTTAGGATTATTACCAGAAACTTACCAGAAGAAGATAAGGGTAAATTCAATGTGGTTTACAGCTACTTTAGATGGTTAATTTATATTATAATTTTACTCGTTACCTTACACTCAGTTGGTGTTAATGTTACAGCTGTTTTTGCTGCATCAGCAGCACTATTAATAGGTGTTGGTTTAGCGTTGCAAACCCTGTTTCAAGATATAATATCTGGAGTGTTTATTCTTATAGATCAATCTGTTCATGTAGGTGATATTATTGAAATTGAAGGAAAAGTAGGTCGTGTAGAAGAGATTAAATTAAGAACAACCAGAGCTGTAACTATAGATAACAAAGTATTGGTAATTCCTAATCACTTGTATTTGACCAATTCGTTATACAATTGGACACAAAACGGAACCTTAACCAGAGAAAGTGTAGATGTTGGAGTTGCTTATGGTAGTGATGTGCAGTTGGTTAAAAAATTGTTGCTTCAGGCAGCAAGTTCACATCCAGATGTGATTGAAATTCCTGAACCATTAGTGCTGTTTACAGATTTTGGTGATAGTGCGCTTAATTTTAGAGTAATATTTACCTTAAACGATAGTTTTAAAGCATCTTTTCCTAAAAGCGATATTCGCTTTGAGATTGATAAACTATTTAGAGAAAACAATATTACCATTCCGTTCCCACAACGCGATATTCACATCATAGAAAAGAAATAG
- a CDS encoding DUF6268 family outer membrane beta-barrel protein yields the protein MLILVIMCCVYSAKAQLTDLARLEYSFIPNNKSEDQYTRLRALFNYPIETSKDCYLVLGAEYNRVILNLEDDYPFDTSLLETINIIDFSIGYTFKSSNKWRLGLKFNPRIASTLTNKLTSDDFFLNGGVFAIHDRTKDESAKKPYRLVLGLTYNSTVGLPIPLPFISYYRRVNENWSFNAGVPKSNIKYFFNEKNMLQVFTGLDGYFAHLQRPQQVNGKQVDNISLSLAVGGLGYEYCFTKHLVAYMYTGYTFRLNNALRDENRDEVFKLNDVNAFYLRTGLKFKI from the coding sequence ATGCTTATTCTTGTAATAATGTGTTGTGTGTATTCTGCAAAAGCGCAGCTTACAGATTTAGCACGTTTAGAATATTCGTTTATTCCTAATAATAAGTCCGAAGACCAATATACTAGGCTGAGAGCATTGTTTAATTACCCAATAGAGACAAGTAAAGATTGTTACTTGGTTTTAGGCGCGGAGTATAATAGAGTTATCCTGAATTTAGAGGATGATTACCCTTTTGATACCTCACTTTTAGAGACTATAAATATTATTGATTTTAGTATAGGTTATACCTTTAAATCGAGTAATAAATGGCGTTTGGGATTAAAATTCAATCCAAGAATTGCTTCAACATTAACCAATAAATTAACTTCTGATGATTTTTTTCTTAATGGAGGTGTTTTTGCAATACATGATAGAACAAAAGATGAAAGTGCTAAAAAACCATATCGTTTGGTTTTAGGTCTTACCTATAATTCTACTGTTGGGCTGCCAATTCCTTTGCCTTTTATAAGCTATTACAGGCGTGTTAATGAAAACTGGTCTTTTAATGCTGGTGTGCCTAAATCTAATATTAAGTATTTTTTCAATGAAAAAAATATGTTGCAGGTATTTACTGGTCTAGATGGCTATTTTGCACATTTGCAACGTCCACAGCAAGTTAACGGAAAACAAGTAGATAATATATCATTATCTTTAGCTGTTGGTGGACTTGGGTATGAATATTGTTTTACAAAACACTTAGTAGCGTATATGTACACAGGTTATACATTTAGGTTAAATAATGCCTTGCGAGATGAAAATAGAGATGAGGTTTTTAAGCTAAATGATGTAAACGCTTTTTATTTAAGAACAGGATTAAAATTTAAAATATAA
- a CDS encoding sigma-54-dependent transcriptional regulator, with protein MSKILIIEDEAAIRRVLVKILSEESDSYQVEEAEDGLVGIEKIKKDDFDLVLCDIKMPKMDGVEVLEAVKKMKPEIPMVMISGHGDLDTAVNTMRLGAFDYISKPPDLNRLLNTVRIALDRKELVVENKRLKKKVSKNYEMIGESDAIARIKDMIDKVAPTDARVLVTGPNGTGKELVAHWLHQKSERSKGPMIEVNCAAIPSELIESELFGHVKGAFTSAAKDRAGKFEAANGGTIFLDEIGDMSLSAQAKVLRALQESRIQRVGSDKDIKVNVRVVAATNKDLKKEIADGKFREDLYHRLAVILIEVPALNDRREDIPLLVDYFANKISEEQGNAKKSFSDKAIKLLQNYDWTGNIRELRNVVERLIILGEKEVSEADVKAFASK; from the coding sequence ATGTCTAAAATATTAATAATTGAAGATGAAGCTGCAATCCGCAGAGTGTTGGTAAAGATACTTTCCGAAGAAAGTGATAGTTACCAGGTCGAAGAAGCAGAAGATGGTTTAGTAGGTATAGAAAAAATTAAAAAAGACGATTTTGATTTGGTGTTATGTGATATCAAAATGCCAAAAATGGATGGAGTAGAAGTGCTAGAAGCTGTTAAAAAAATGAAACCAGAAATACCAATGGTTATGATTTCTGGTCATGGGGATTTAGATACAGCTGTAAATACAATGCGTTTAGGAGCTTTTGACTATATTTCTAAACCACCAGATTTAAACCGATTATTAAACACAGTTCGTATTGCTTTAGACCGAAAAGAACTTGTTGTAGAAAACAAACGACTTAAGAAAAAAGTAAGCAAAAACTACGAAATGATTGGTGAGAGCGATGCTATTGCTCGTATCAAAGACATGATAGATAAAGTAGCACCTACAGATGCTAGAGTTTTGGTTACGGGACCAAACGGTACAGGTAAAGAGTTGGTGGCACATTGGTTACACCAAAAGAGCGAACGCTCCAAAGGACCAATGATTGAGGTAAACTGTGCAGCCATTCCAAGTGAGCTTATTGAGAGTGAGTTGTTTGGTCATGTTAAAGGCGCTTTTACTTCTGCAGCTAAAGATAGAGCTGGTAAATTTGAAGCAGCCAATGGCGGAACAATTTTCTTAGATGAAATTGGAGATATGAGCCTTTCTGCACAAGCTAAAGTATTGCGTGCGTTACAAGAAAGTAGAATTCAACGTGTAGGAAGTGATAAGGATATAAAAGTAAATGTTAGAGTTGTTGCAGCAACCAATAAAGACTTAAAGAAAGAAATCGCAGACGGTAAATTTAGAGAAGATTTGTACCATAGATTAGCGGTGATTTTAATTGAAGTACCAGCGCTTAATGATAGGAGAGAAGATATTCCTTTGTTAGTAGATTATTTCGCCAATAAAATTTCAGAGGAACAAGGTAATGCTAAAAAATCCTTTTCTGATAAAGCGATAAAGCTGCTCCAAAATTATGATTGGACAGGAAACATCAGAGAGTTACGAAATGTTGTGGAGCGTTTAATCATTTTAGGTGAAAAAGAAGTTAGTGAGGCTGATGTAAAAGCCTTTGCTTCAAAATAA